In the genome of Actinomadura graeca, one region contains:
- a CDS encoding DUF2752 domain-containing protein, with translation MTLASLRGLWRQGVVLGGVAAGVLVVAKVDPNEPGHYPGCPFLFLTGYYCPGCGATRLVHALAHGDVGTAFGFNPVVFLLLPVFGYLYVRWTVLAARGRPMQSQLLRPVAAYGLVGVLLVFWIVRNLPFGQALAP, from the coding sequence GTGACGCTTGCGTCTTTGCGGGGGTTGTGGCGGCAGGGGGTCGTGCTGGGCGGGGTCGCGGCCGGGGTGCTGGTCGTCGCCAAGGTGGATCCCAATGAGCCCGGCCACTATCCCGGGTGCCCGTTCCTGTTCTTGACCGGGTACTACTGCCCGGGGTGCGGGGCCACGCGGCTGGTCCACGCGCTCGCACACGGGGACGTCGGGACGGCGTTCGGTTTCAACCCGGTGGTCTTCCTGCTCCTGCCCGTGTTCGGGTACTTGTACGTCCGGTGGACGGTCCTGGCGGCGCGGGGCCGGCCGATGCAGTCACAGCTGCTCCGGCCGGTGGCGGCCTATGGGCTCGTCGGTGTCCTGCTCGTCTTCTGGATCGTGCGCAACCTCCCCTTCGGGCAGGCGCTGGCCCCCTGA
- a CDS encoding winged helix-turn-helix transcriptional regulator, whose amino-acid sequence MTADGGGLVLVAEHDPAVAELQRRYLAREGFDVEIEPDPARAPAAAAKTRPDAVVLDLSTTALPADLYHRVADAAAPAPVIAVTAPLDPAALRALGDHHVERPFAPRVLITAVAEALRRTGPPEPPGLLHAGQVALDTHGRSATIGDRKIALTVTEFDLLEFLMGNPGRVFTREQLLDAAWGPGAGAGSRTVDVHVAQLRAKLGKASPIRTVRGVGYVLDG is encoded by the coding sequence GTGACCGCCGACGGTGGCGGCCTCGTCCTCGTCGCCGAGCACGACCCCGCCGTCGCCGAGCTCCAGCGCCGCTACCTCGCCCGCGAGGGCTTCGACGTCGAGATCGAACCCGACCCCGCCCGCGCCCCCGCCGCCGCCGCGAAGACCCGTCCCGACGCGGTCGTCCTCGACCTGTCCACCACCGCCCTGCCCGCCGACCTCTACCACCGCGTCGCCGACGCCGCCGCGCCCGCCCCCGTCATCGCCGTCACCGCCCCCCTCGACCCCGCCGCCCTCCGCGCCCTCGGCGACCACCACGTCGAACGCCCCTTCGCCCCCCGCGTCCTCATCACCGCCGTCGCCGAGGCCCTCCGCCGCACCGGCCCCCCCGAGCCCCCCGGCCTCCTCCACGCGGGCCAGGTCGCCCTCGACACCCACGGCCGCTCCGCCACCATCGGCGACCGCAAGATCGCCCTCACCGTCACCGAGTTCGACCTGCTCGAATTCCTGATGGGCAACCCCGGCCGCGTCTTCACCCGCGAACAGCTCCTCGACGCCGCCTGGGGCCCCGGCGCCGGCGCAGGCAGCCGCACCGTGGACGTCCACGTCGCCCAGCTCCGCGCCAAACTGGGCAAGGCCAGCCCCATCCGCACAGTCCGAGGAGTCGGCTACGTGCTGGACGGTTAG
- a CDS encoding Trp biosynthesis-associated membrane protein, with product MTPGRERGLTALLCAAGAGLALLAAGRTWATVHAGDSITPVAHHLSGRDLGGTSAALALAALAGLAALFATSGRPRAAVGGLIAAFGAGIAYASAASVQRSHVLSAVAGRSTLLSLDGHPGIDVNLWWMASVTGGVVLAAGGLLTLARGARWPGLSSRYDRAPKPAAPDDPSALWKSLDRGEDPTARPNGRP from the coding sequence ATGACCCCCGGCCGTGAACGCGGCCTGACGGCGCTGCTGTGCGCCGCCGGCGCCGGGCTCGCGCTGCTCGCCGCCGGCCGCACCTGGGCCACCGTGCACGCCGGGGACTCCATCACCCCCGTCGCGCACCACCTCAGCGGCCGCGACCTCGGCGGGACGTCCGCCGCCCTCGCCCTCGCCGCCCTCGCCGGGCTCGCCGCCCTGTTCGCCACGTCCGGGCGCCCGCGCGCCGCCGTCGGCGGCCTCATCGCCGCGTTCGGCGCCGGGATCGCCTACGCCTCCGCCGCCTCCGTCCAGCGCTCCCACGTCCTGTCCGCCGTCGCCGGCCGCAGCACCCTGCTCAGCCTGGACGGACATCCCGGCATCGACGTGAACCTCTGGTGGATGGCCTCGGTGACCGGCGGCGTCGTCCTCGCCGCCGGCGGCCTGCTCACCCTCGCCCGCGGCGCCCGCTGGCCCGGCCTGTCGTCCCGCTACGACCGCGCCCCCAAGCCCGCCGCCCCCGACGACCCGTCCGCCCTGTGGAAGTCCCTCGACCGCGGCGAGGACCCGACGGCCCGCCCGAACGGCCGCCCGTGA
- the hisH gene encoding imidazole glycerol phosphate synthase subunit HisH: MRKVVVLDYGSGNLRSAERAVARAGADVTVTADWDAALAADGLVVPGVGAFAACMAGLRSVRGDQIIGRRLAGGRPVLGICVGMQILFTKGIEHGVTTEGCDEWPGTVDRLEAPVVPHMGWSTVDAPSGSVLFDGMDAGTRFYFVHSYAVRHWDLEPDPAGRLEPPLVTWAEHGGPFVAAVENGPLSATQFHPEKSGDAGAALLRNWLTGLA; encoded by the coding sequence GTGAGGAAGGTCGTCGTCCTGGACTACGGCTCGGGCAACCTCCGCTCGGCCGAGCGCGCCGTCGCCCGCGCCGGCGCCGACGTCACGGTCACCGCCGACTGGGACGCCGCGCTCGCCGCCGACGGGCTGGTCGTCCCCGGCGTCGGCGCGTTCGCCGCCTGCATGGCGGGCCTGCGCTCGGTCCGCGGCGACCAGATCATCGGCCGCCGCCTCGCGGGGGGCCGTCCCGTCCTCGGCATCTGCGTCGGCATGCAGATCCTGTTCACCAAGGGCATCGAGCACGGCGTGACCACCGAGGGCTGCGACGAGTGGCCCGGCACCGTCGACCGGCTGGAGGCCCCCGTCGTGCCCCACATGGGCTGGAGCACGGTGGACGCCCCGTCCGGATCCGTCCTGTTCGACGGCATGGACGCCGGCACCCGCTTCTACTTCGTGCACTCCTACGCCGTCCGCCACTGGGACCTGGAGCCCGACCCGGCCGGGCGCCTGGAGCCGCCGCTCGTCACGTGGGCCGAGCACGGCGGCCCGTTCGTCGCCGCGGTGGAGAACGGCCCCCTGTCGGCGACCCAGTTCCACCCCGAGAAGTCCGGCGACGCCGGAGCGGCGCTCCTGCGCAACTGGCTCACCGGCCTCGCCTGA
- the hisF gene encoding imidazole glycerol phosphate synthase subunit HisF produces MSVAVRVIPCLDVDAGRVVKGVNFQNLRDAGDPVELARRYDAEGADELTFLDITASSGDRSTTYEVVRRTAEQVFIPLTVGGGVRTVDDVDRLLRAGADKVSVNTAAIARPEFLREAARRFGSQCVVLSVDARRAAGTESGFEVTTHGGREGTGIDAVGWARRGQELGVGEILLNSMDADGTKAGFDLEMLGRVREAVTVPVIASGGAGDVTHFAPAVDAGADAVLAASVFHFGQLTIGDVKAALGAAGHPVR; encoded by the coding sequence GTGAGCGTCGCCGTGCGGGTCATCCCGTGCCTGGACGTGGACGCCGGGCGGGTGGTCAAGGGCGTCAACTTCCAGAACCTGCGCGACGCCGGCGACCCCGTCGAGCTGGCCCGCCGCTACGACGCGGAGGGCGCCGACGAGCTGACGTTCCTCGACATCACCGCCTCCAGCGGCGACCGGTCCACCACGTACGAGGTGGTGCGCCGCACGGCCGAGCAGGTGTTCATCCCGCTGACGGTCGGCGGCGGCGTCCGCACGGTGGACGACGTCGACCGGCTGCTGCGCGCGGGCGCCGACAAGGTGTCGGTCAACACCGCCGCCATCGCCCGGCCGGAGTTCCTGCGTGAGGCCGCGCGGCGGTTCGGGTCGCAGTGCGTGGTGCTGTCGGTGGACGCCCGGCGCGCCGCGGGCACGGAGTCGGGCTTCGAGGTGACCACGCACGGCGGCCGGGAGGGGACGGGCATCGACGCGGTCGGGTGGGCCCGCCGGGGCCAGGAGCTCGGCGTCGGGGAGATCCTGCTCAACTCCATGGACGCCGACGGCACCAAGGCCGGGTTCGACCTGGAGATGCTCGGCCGTGTCCGCGAGGCCGTCACGGTGCCCGTCATCGCCAGCGGCGGCGCCGGGGACGTGACGCACTTCGCGCCCGCCGTGGACGCGGGCGCCGACGCGGTGCTCGCCGCGAGCGTCTTCCACTTCGGGCAGCTGACGATCGGGGACGTCAAGGCCGCGCTCGGCGCCGCGGGGCATCCCGTCCGCTGA
- a CDS encoding ABC transporter ATP-binding protein — protein MPPASRRAGPSVLREGIRVLGVAVRAEPRVFTISVLASALYAVTTVATAQVLGWATEEVMLPAFRSGHTTAGALTGAALAIVGVAALKALGVAARRFYAGLMQYRMQAAYRRAVTRQYLRLPLAWHQRHPTGQLLSNANADVEAVWAPIAPLPMAVGVVFMLLIAAVSILVTDIAVAAVGFLIFPAIALVNVVYQRRLAPVATRAQQLRARVSEVAHESFEGGLVVKTLGREASETARFEAEAAALRDANVAVGRIRGLFDPVLEALPSLGVLAVLLIGSLRLEAGAMTAGDLVHVAYLFTLLAWPIRALGWVLAEVPRSVVGWERVRGVLDAGGSLPFGDGTLGGSGAAALEVRGVRFAYESANGARRVLHDVSFGVSAGRTVAVVGPTGSGKSTLTSLLVRLVDPGDGSVLLDGVDVREVRRGGVAATAALVPQQTFLFDDTVRGNVTLGLDVPDERVWEALRLAQAEGFVAALADGLDTKVGERGATLSGGQRQRLALARALVRRPRLLVLDDATSSVDPRVEARILEGLREARSSGDGSGSTVVVVAYRKATIALADEVVYLEHGRVMGRGSHAELLERSTGYRDLVNAYERAEAEQEAIEGGEEALA, from the coding sequence GTGCCACCTGCGTCCAGACGCGCCGGGCCGTCCGTGTTGCGCGAGGGAATCCGCGTGCTGGGGGTGGCGGTCCGGGCCGAGCCCCGGGTCTTCACGATCTCCGTCCTCGCCAGCGCGCTGTACGCGGTGACGACGGTCGCGACCGCGCAGGTGCTCGGCTGGGCGACCGAGGAGGTGATGCTCCCGGCGTTCAGGTCGGGGCACACGACCGCGGGGGCGCTGACCGGGGCCGCGCTGGCGATCGTGGGCGTCGCGGCGCTCAAGGCGCTCGGCGTCGCGGCACGCCGGTTCTACGCGGGCCTCATGCAGTACCGGATGCAGGCCGCGTACCGGCGCGCGGTGACGCGGCAGTACCTGCGGCTGCCGCTGGCATGGCACCAGCGGCATCCGACCGGGCAGCTGCTGTCGAACGCCAACGCCGACGTGGAGGCGGTGTGGGCGCCCATCGCGCCGCTGCCGATGGCGGTCGGCGTGGTGTTCATGCTGCTGATCGCGGCGGTGTCGATCCTGGTGACCGACATCGCGGTGGCGGCGGTCGGCTTCCTGATCTTCCCGGCGATCGCGCTGGTCAACGTCGTCTACCAGCGGCGGCTGGCGCCAGTAGCGACGCGAGCGCAGCAGCTGCGCGCCCGGGTCAGCGAGGTGGCGCACGAGAGCTTCGAGGGCGGCCTGGTCGTCAAGACGCTCGGCCGCGAGGCGTCGGAGACCGCGCGGTTCGAGGCGGAGGCGGCGGCGCTGCGGGACGCGAACGTGGCGGTCGGCCGGATCAGGGGGCTGTTCGACCCGGTGCTGGAGGCGCTGCCCAGCCTGGGCGTGCTCGCCGTGCTGCTGATCGGGTCGCTGCGGCTGGAGGCGGGCGCGATGACCGCCGGCGACCTGGTGCACGTGGCGTACCTGTTCACGCTGTTGGCTTGGCCGATCAGGGCGCTGGGCTGGGTGCTGGCCGAGGTGCCGCGCAGTGTCGTGGGCTGGGAGCGGGTGCGGGGCGTCCTGGACGCCGGAGGCTCCCTCCCGTTCGGTGACGGCACGCTCGGCGGGAGCGGGGCGGCGGCATTGGAGGTCCGCGGCGTGCGCTTCGCCTATGAGAGCGCCAACGGCGCGCGGCGGGTGCTGCACGATGTGTCGTTCGGCGTGTCCGCGGGCCGGACGGTCGCGGTGGTGGGTCCGACCGGGTCGGGCAAGTCCACGCTCACCTCGCTGCTGGTGAGGCTTGTCGATCCGGGCGACGGATCCGTCCTGCTGGACGGGGTGGACGTGCGGGAGGTGCGGCGGGGCGGTGTGGCCGCCACCGCCGCCCTGGTCCCCCAGCAGACGTTCCTGTTCGACGACACCGTCCGCGGGAACGTCACGCTCGGTTTGGACGTCCCGGACGAGCGGGTGTGGGAGGCCCTCCGGCTCGCGCAGGCGGAGGGTTTCGTCGCGGCGCTCGCGGACGGCCTGGACACGAAGGTGGGCGAGCGCGGGGCGACGCTCTCCGGCGGTCAGCGGCAGAGGCTCGCGCTGGCGCGCGCGCTGGTGCGGCGGCCGCGGCTGCTCGTCCTGGACGACGCGACGTCCAGCGTGGACCCACGTGTGGAGGCGCGCATCCTGGAGGGCCTCCGGGAGGCGCGCTCGTCCGGTGACGGGTCGGGATCGACCGTCGTGGTCGTCGCCTACCGCAAGGCCACGATCGCCTTGGCCGACGAGGTGGTCTACCTGGAACACGGCCGTGTCATGGGGCGGGGATCCCACGCCGAGCTGCTGGAGCGCTCCACGGGCTACCGCGACCTCGTCAACGCCTATGAGCGCGCCGAGGCGGAGCAAGAGGCGATCGAGGGCGGCGAGGAGGCTCTGGCATGA
- a CDS encoding ABC transporter ATP-binding protein, translated as MTVSDRTAPKGTAPERAAPGGTAPRSTGLSGQAAEEGALSTLRRGLRLSPEFRAGLAGTLALALASTAGRVVVPIAVQQTIDKGLGRPGGPDIAFIRTAVLLCGAAVLLTALCAYAMNVRLYRTSEGGLAGLRVKAFRHVHDLSMLTQSGERRGALVSRVTGDVDQISTFMQSGGLMFIVSMGQLVVASVLMLVYSWQLALLVWVAFLPLVFALRRFQRIVSAAYTRVRERMGDLLAAVSESVVGAPVIRAYASEERTGRRVDETVEAHRTAQTRAQGLVALTFPVSELVAALATAGVVVVGVLLGVDGRLTAGELVAFLFLVTLFVSPLQTATEVLNEAQNAIAGWRRVLGVLDTVPDVADPGEDGEVLPRGPIEVRFESVGFAYPGGPPVLHGVDVTIEPRSRVAIVGQTGSGKTTFAKLLTRLMDPTSGRVLVDGVPLGRVRFSSLRERVVMVPQDGFLFDASLADNVRYGRPGASDEDLVLAMTELGLADWLDGLPEGLDTPVGQRGESLSAGERQLVALARAYVADPDLLVLDEATSAVDPATEVRIQRALDGVTRGRTAISIAHRLSTAEAADEVIVFDAGRIVQRGPHAELVAEPGVYAGLHASWTAQREV; from the coding sequence ATGACGGTGTCGGACAGGACGGCTCCGAAGGGCACCGCTCCGGAGAGGGCGGCCCCGGGCGGGACGGCCCCCAGGAGCACGGGCCTGAGCGGGCAGGCCGCGGAAGAGGGCGCGCTGAGCACGCTGCGGCGGGGGCTGCGGCTGAGCCCCGAGTTCCGGGCGGGGCTGGCGGGGACGCTGGCGCTGGCCCTGGCCTCGACGGCGGGACGGGTGGTGGTCCCCATCGCCGTCCAGCAGACGATCGACAAGGGCCTCGGCCGTCCCGGCGGCCCCGACATCGCGTTCATCCGGACGGCGGTGCTGCTCTGCGGGGCCGCGGTCCTGCTGACCGCGCTGTGCGCGTACGCGATGAACGTGCGGCTGTACCGGACGTCCGAGGGCGGCTTGGCGGGCCTGCGGGTGAAGGCGTTCCGGCACGTCCACGACCTGTCGATGCTCACCCAGAGCGGGGAGCGGCGCGGCGCGCTGGTGTCGCGGGTGACGGGCGACGTCGACCAGATCAGCACGTTCATGCAGTCCGGCGGGCTGATGTTCATCGTGTCGATGGGCCAGCTGGTGGTGGCGAGCGTGCTGATGCTGGTGTACTCCTGGCAGCTCGCCCTGCTGGTGTGGGTGGCGTTCCTGCCGCTGGTGTTCGCGCTGCGCCGCTTCCAGCGGATCGTGTCCGCCGCCTACACGCGGGTCCGCGAGCGCATGGGCGACCTGCTGGCGGCGGTGAGCGAGTCGGTGGTCGGCGCGCCGGTCATCCGCGCGTACGCGTCGGAGGAGCGCACCGGGCGGCGGGTGGACGAGACCGTGGAGGCGCACCGCACGGCGCAGACGCGCGCCCAGGGGCTGGTCGCGCTCACCTTCCCGGTGAGCGAGCTGGTCGCCGCGCTGGCCACGGCCGGGGTGGTCGTCGTGGGCGTCCTGCTGGGCGTGGACGGGCGGCTGACGGCCGGTGAGCTGGTGGCGTTCCTGTTCCTGGTGACCCTGTTCGTCAGCCCGCTGCAGACCGCCACGGAGGTCCTCAACGAGGCGCAGAACGCCATCGCGGGATGGCGGAGGGTGCTCGGCGTGCTGGACACCGTCCCCGACGTGGCGGACCCCGGCGAGGACGGCGAGGTGCTGCCGCGCGGCCCGATCGAGGTGCGGTTCGAGTCCGTGGGCTTCGCCTATCCGGGCGGGCCGCCCGTCCTGCACGGCGTGGACGTGACGATCGAGCCCCGCAGCCGCGTCGCGATCGTCGGGCAGACCGGGTCGGGCAAGACGACGTTCGCCAAGCTCCTCACGCGGCTCATGGACCCCACGTCCGGCCGGGTGCTCGTGGACGGGGTGCCGCTCGGCCGGGTGCGGTTCTCGTCGCTGCGGGAGCGCGTCGTCATGGTCCCGCAGGACGGCTTCCTGTTCGATGCCTCGCTCGCCGACAACGTCCGGTACGGAAGGCCCGGCGCGTCCGACGAGGACCTGGTCCTCGCCATGACCGAGCTGGGGCTGGCCGACTGGCTGGACGGGCTCCCCGAGGGCCTGGACACGCCCGTCGGCCAGCGTGGCGAGTCGCTGTCGGCGGGCGAGCGGCAGCTGGTCGCGCTGGCCCGGGCCTACGTCGCCGACCCGGACCTGCTCGTCCTGGACGAGGCGACCTCCGCCGTCGACCCCGCCACCGAGGTCCGCATCCAGCGGGCGCTGGACGGCGTCACCCGGGGGCGGACGGCGATCTCCATCGCGCACCGGCTGTCCACGGCCGAGGCGGCGGACGAGGTCATCGTGTTCGACGCGGGCCGGATCGTCCAGCGCGGCCCGCACGCCGAACTGGTGGCCGAGCCGGGCGTGTACGCCGGCCTGCACGCCTCCTGGACCGCCCAGCGGGAGGTGTGA
- the priA gene encoding bifunctional 1-(5-phosphoribosyl)-5-((5-phosphoribosylamino)methylideneamino)imidazole-4-carboxamide isomerase/phosphoribosylanthranilate isomerase PriA, whose amino-acid sequence MTLTLLPAVDVADGQAVRLVQGEAGSETSYGAPLDAALAWQEAGAEWIHLVDLDAAFGRGSNRGLLAEVTGRLDVRVELSGGIRDDASLEAALATGCARVNIGTAALEDPAWCRKIIASHGERIAVGLDVRGTTLAARGWTREGGDLWEVLDRLEDDGCPRYVVTDVTKDGTLRGPNTGLLREVCSRTDRPVIASGGVSSLDDLRALAGLVPDGVEGAIVGKALYAGAFTLEEALEAVK is encoded by the coding sequence ATGACTCTGACGCTCCTTCCCGCGGTCGACGTCGCCGACGGCCAGGCCGTGCGCCTGGTCCAGGGCGAGGCCGGTTCCGAGACCTCCTACGGCGCGCCGCTCGACGCCGCGCTGGCCTGGCAGGAGGCGGGGGCGGAGTGGATCCATCTGGTCGACCTGGACGCGGCGTTCGGCCGGGGCTCCAACCGGGGGCTGCTGGCCGAGGTGACCGGGCGGCTGGACGTGCGGGTGGAGCTGTCGGGCGGCATCCGCGACGACGCCTCGCTGGAGGCGGCGCTCGCCACCGGCTGCGCCCGGGTCAACATCGGGACCGCGGCGCTGGAGGACCCCGCGTGGTGCCGGAAGATCATCGCCTCGCACGGCGAGCGGATCGCGGTGGGGCTGGACGTGCGCGGCACGACCCTCGCCGCCCGCGGCTGGACGCGCGAGGGCGGCGACCTGTGGGAGGTCCTCGACCGGCTGGAGGACGACGGCTGCCCCCGCTACGTGGTCACCGACGTCACCAAGGACGGCACGCTCCGCGGCCCCAACACCGGCCTCCTGCGCGAGGTGTGCTCCCGCACCGACCGGCCCGTCATCGCGTCCGGGGGCGTGTCGTCGCTGGACGACCTGCGCGCGCTCGCCGGGCTCGTCCCGGACGGCGTGGAGGGCGCGATCGTCGGGAAGGCGCTGTACGCGGGGGCGTTCACGCTGGAAGAGGCACTGGAGGCCGTGAAGTGA
- a CDS encoding TIGR03085 family metal-binding protein, which yields MSATVTDPVRGERRLLAAALAEAGPGAPTRCVGWDARDLAAHLVVREGRPDAGAGILLPPLAFYTERVRRRTARAVPFDKLVERFRQGPPKFSPYTLPGVDKIANAVEFFVHHEDILRARPDWQPRELPAELEELLWRRIKIARFVLRKVHVEVTLVQPDGRSVRVSGAGRAGRGGARGPVRVHGPVGELVLWALGRGDVARVRLTGATDSVKTLTETGWSL from the coding sequence ATGAGCGCGACCGTGACCGACCCCGTGCGCGGAGAGCGCCGGCTGCTGGCCGCCGCCCTCGCCGAGGCGGGTCCCGGGGCGCCCACCCGGTGCGTCGGCTGGGACGCCCGCGACCTCGCGGCCCATCTGGTCGTCCGCGAGGGCCGCCCGGACGCCGGGGCCGGAATACTCCTGCCCCCGCTCGCCTTCTACACCGAGCGCGTCCGGCGCCGCACGGCGCGTGCCGTCCCCTTCGACAAGCTGGTGGAACGCTTTCGGCAAGGTCCGCCGAAGTTCTCCCCCTACACGCTTCCCGGTGTGGACAAAATCGCCAACGCGGTCGAGTTCTTTGTCCACCACGAGGACATCCTGCGGGCACGTCCGGACTGGCAGCCCAGGGAGCTGCCCGCCGAACTCGAGGAGCTTCTCTGGCGAAGGATAAAAATTGCCCGCTTTGTCCTAAGAAAAGTTCACGTTGAGGTAACACTCGTCCAGCCGGACGGCCGCAGCGTGCGGGTCTCCGGCGCCGGGCGGGCCGGACGCGGCGGTGCGCGGGGCCCGGTGCGCGTGCACGGCCCCGTAGGGGAACTCGTCCTGTGGGCCCTGGGCCGGGGGGACGTCGCGCGCGTCCGCCTCACGGGCGCCACGGACTCTGTCAAGACCCTGACCGAGACCGGTTGGAGTCTTTAA
- a CDS encoding winged helix DNA-binding domain-containing protein, which translates to MRSMTIAERRARLGVRHRLAAAGRTDDVAGIARSLVVLHATDPATVFLSVAARSVRAVPAMVERALYDDRTLLRMLAMRRTMFVAPVELVPVLQFSTANALAAKQRRTYTRFIGQAGVVEDAAAFFREVEEGAHRALLARGEATGAQLGADEPRLRTQVDPAPGKSYSRPTNITTWVLVTLGCEGLIVRGRPNGSWISSQYRWSPVEAWLPGGIPAMPADDARAALAERWLRAFGPAPIGDLRWWTGWTLGEVRKALALLDVTEVDLGGTTGLVMADDLEPAAEPQPWAALLPALDPTPMGWQERDWFLGPHRPALFDRNGNIGPTVWWDGRIVGGWAQRADGEIAVRFLEDVGADARAAVDREAARMAAWYGDVRAIPRFRTPLERELTA; encoded by the coding sequence ATGCGTTCGATGACCATCGCCGAGCGGCGCGCCCGGCTGGGCGTCCGGCACCGGCTGGCCGCCGCCGGGCGGACCGACGACGTCGCCGGGATCGCCCGGTCCCTCGTGGTGCTGCACGCCACCGACCCGGCCACGGTGTTCCTGTCCGTGGCGGCCCGCAGCGTCCGGGCCGTGCCGGCCATGGTGGAGCGGGCCCTGTACGACGACCGGACCCTGCTGCGGATGCTGGCGATGCGCCGCACGATGTTCGTCGCGCCGGTCGAGCTCGTCCCGGTCCTGCAGTTTTCCACCGCGAACGCGCTGGCGGCCAAGCAGCGCCGCACCTACACCCGGTTCATCGGGCAGGCGGGCGTCGTCGAGGACGCCGCCGCGTTCTTCCGCGAGGTGGAGGAGGGCGCCCACCGGGCGCTGCTGGCCCGCGGCGAGGCGACCGGCGCGCAGCTCGGCGCCGACGAGCCGCGGCTGCGCACGCAGGTCGACCCCGCGCCCGGCAAGTCCTACTCGCGGCCCACCAACATCACGACGTGGGTCCTGGTCACGCTCGGCTGCGAGGGCCTGATCGTCCGGGGCCGCCCGAACGGCTCGTGGATCAGCAGCCAGTACCGGTGGTCGCCGGTCGAGGCGTGGCTGCCCGGCGGGATCCCCGCGATGCCCGCCGACGACGCCCGCGCCGCGCTCGCGGAACGCTGGCTGCGCGCGTTCGGCCCGGCGCCCATCGGTGACCTGCGGTGGTGGACGGGCTGGACCCTCGGAGAGGTCCGCAAGGCCCTGGCCCTCCTGGACGTGACCGAGGTGGACCTCGGCGGCACCACGGGCCTCGTCATGGCCGACGACCTGGAGCCCGCCGCCGAGCCCCAGCCGTGGGCGGCGCTGCTGCCCGCCCTCGACCCGACGCCGATGGGCTGGCAGGAACGCGACTGGTTCCTCGGCCCCCACCGGCCCGCGCTGTTCGACCGGAACGGCAACATCGGCCCGACCGTCTGGTGGGACGGCCGCATCGTCGGCGGCTGGGCCCAGCGCGCGGACGGCGAGATCGCCGTGCGGTTCCTGGAGGACGTCGGCGCCGACGCCCGCGCCGCCGTCGACCGTGAGGCCGCGCGGATGGCCGCCTGGTACGGCGACGTCCGCGCGATCCCGCGTTTCCGCACTCCCCTGGAACGCGAGCTCACGGCATGA
- a CDS encoding cold-shock protein produces MPQQGTVKWFNAEKGFGFIAVDGGGPDVFVHYSAIQSSGYRTLDENQRVQFEVTQGNRGPQADQVVPL; encoded by the coding sequence ATGCCCCAGCAGGGCACCGTGAAGTGGTTCAACGCCGAGAAGGGCTTCGGTTTCATCGCCGTCGACGGCGGCGGACCGGACGTCTTCGTGCACTACTCGGCGATCCAGTCCTCCGGATACCGCACGCTGGACGAGAACCAGCGCGTCCAGTTCGAGGTGACGCAGGGTAACCGGGGTCCGCAGGCCGACCAGGTCGTCCCCCTGTAA
- the hisI gene encoding phosphoribosyl-AMP cyclohydrolase, which produces MSARPSNLDPTIAERLKRDPAGLLPAIAQQYDTGEVLMLGWMDDEALHRTLTTGRCTYWSRSRQEYWVKGESSGHQQWVKSVALDCDSDAILVKVDQVGAACHTGDRTCWDADVLDAVVGERPDTGS; this is translated from the coding sequence ATGTCAGCCCGACCGTCCAACCTGGACCCCACGATCGCGGAGCGCCTGAAGCGCGACCCCGCCGGCCTCCTGCCCGCCATCGCCCAGCAGTACGACACCGGCGAGGTGCTCATGCTCGGCTGGATGGACGACGAGGCCCTCCACCGCACCCTCACCACCGGCCGCTGCACCTACTGGTCCCGCAGCCGCCAGGAGTACTGGGTGAAGGGCGAGAGCTCGGGGCACCAGCAGTGGGTCAAGTCCGTCGCGCTCGACTGCGACTCCGACGCCATCCTCGTCAAGGTCGACCAGGTCGGCGCCGCCTGCCACACCGGCGACCGCACCTGCTGGGACGCCGACGTCCTGGACGCCGTGGTCGGGGAACGCCCTGACACCGGCTCATGA